The Dreissena polymorpha isolate Duluth1 chromosome 4, UMN_Dpol_1.0, whole genome shotgun sequence region CATGCAATATTAGAACAACTCTAAATATTTGTCATTAATCccattatgatatttgtgatggggaggcatacatgttttatttgatttttattgattCGTGGTCCATGTTCACTAATGTTTGGTTTCTCTAAATAATTCAAGTTTGTGCCCGAACGTTCCGAGTGAAAACATCAATTTGTATAAAGATTAATTAGGCTGTTATGAAAAACTTCATGTAATTAAGTAACTGAAGGGTAGTTATTGACATTATGCATACAACTTAtcatataaatttatttcagaatgttGTGCCAGATCCGACCAAGTTCTGTGGTCCATACAAACCCAAACCATTCCCACCATCCGTACATCAAGTACGACAACTCTCCAATGATGCCTACAAACGGATAGGGGGAGACAACCATGACACCATAGGTAGTTAGCTTATGCTTATGTTTATAGCGACTGTATATATGTGTACATTAGGtatatcaaatgcttttttaaggaCATGACAAAaaggaaatatatatttattattttgattgtttatgtgaCCTGTTCAAAACTTCACAGTGCGGTCATTGTTCCACTATAATAACAGAAAAACATTATATCACAGCAAAGATctataaatgaacatttattaataaagcTTTGATTACTGTAACATGGATTGCTGAAATATTATGTTCCTTACTTctgaatattattttgtattcatgATCAGGTATGATCGCGATAGACATGCAGGGCAATGTGGCGGGAGGAACCTCAACTAATGGCCTGAATCACAAAGTTCCAGGGTAAAAATGCAACATTATATATTCAACTCGCAAATACCCATGATGGTGATTTTTTTATAGTGCTCAATAAATTTCGCATCCCTAGAAGATAATATTCGCATATAATAATACTCAACGCATATCTATTATGGTCTGAAAAAAATGATCGTTGAACGTATGTAGTTTGAAAAAGTTTATATCCATAATCGTATAATAAATAGACGGGTGGGCGATTCCCCTATCGCTGGCGCAGGCAGTTACGTAGATAACGAAGTAGGCGGGGCTGCGGGCACGGGTGATGGAGATATCATGATGCGCTTTCTTCCAAGGTAGGCTTATTTTCATTCAGTTTACATTATTAAtctgttttcattttcaaaatctcacaaaaaatattttaaattaaaaatgtaaagtGACCAAAAACTTTCCGTTAGCTTGTGCACGTAAGTTTTTGACCAGTGTTTGAGCTTCACAGACCAATGCTTTGATTATGTAACTGAGGCTCGACTGGTccttgtcggctcaggtactacttaaaagtacccttaaatgtactttttagtatattttgtgTACCCCGTATACTTTGTAGAATACTAAAAAGTGCCTGGGGCACTCTTAAGTAGTGCCTggaccgacaatgaccaattgagcgtaaCTGATCAGTAGACCTTGTGGAATCATATTTGTCGTGTATCATTTTTTGCATTTAAGTGTCTTTAATAATTGTGCAAAAGATTACCCACCATGATAAAAAGATTTGAATCGCGTCTTAAGTGCTATAAAACTCGTTCGTaaaaattcgttagtaagcttgcAGAATGCTGGCTACTAACACAATCCTAAACTCCTTTAATAAAATGACAACTGTGTCagatcatgtatttatatttatctaCATTGCATGTTCGTATTTGTGTCATGGTGACCCGCAAGGTTGCAATCTAGCATAAAATATTATGAATTCCATACATTCTTTTATTCTCTAACATTGGAATAAACTCCACAGTAGACTCCGGAGGGAGTGAGAGTACCGGCAGATATAAAAGTGAAcatttcagtttgtttttgagTTTTCTAGATTTCGCGTACAATATATGATTAGGTTATATCGGGGTCTTTGTAGTTTTTATGCCGTGATGCTCATGAAAACCGGAGTTTCACCATCAGTTGCTACAGCTGAAGCTATGAAAAGTATTATCAAATATTATCCGGACTTCGTGGGAGCTGTATTGGCAGTTAATATACGAGGTGAACACGGTAAGTTAGAGTCCCCTTTCAAGTAAATGTATACTCTACAAATCTTGGTTCCAAATAATTTAAAGATTATATTGATGTCTTCATGTAGTTTACACCTGTGAACAATATGTGGCTTCCATTTTCAGGCTAAGCGTTTGTTGCTGTCCGTGAGTGCGTGTATACGTGCGTTCATATATGCGTGCGTCAGTTGTTAACTTTTGATTAAGAAGACTTCAAATCCGGAAGGGCTTTGCAGATTTTTGTACAGACTTTCACAGAAATGATTCTTGAGTGTTCCTTAATTAAAAACATTCGCATCATTTCGGTTCGGTGCATGTAGGTCACATAAGTTTATgaaagataaaaataaacatacataaaaccGCAAGGTCCCCATGTTTTAATTTGCTATGTAGAACCGTGTTTGTACCAGcataatatgcacatttttacAATGGTTCTCTACAAAGTTTCGTTCtatgcccccgaagaagggcatatagtgcgtccgtctgtccgtccgtctgtccgtcacactttgcgtttaggtttcgaaaaatgctcataacttctatgtcgcttcagattgaaccttcataattggtatgcatgtgtatatggacaaggcttttccatacgcacacaaattttgacccctttgaccttgaccttgaacttagggtccgcgattaggtttcgaaaagtgctcataacttctatcaaagcgtttatcggtggcgtatgtcatcctatggagacagctcttgttcaaattATGTTCATATGGTTGAAGTTGGCCAGCCTCTGGGGTTCATATtgttacattatatatattaatagaaCAATACCTTAAACATTATCTAAATTCGCAAAGGACCAgtgatgtatatttttttaagttgccTCCTTATATTGTCCTCTACAATATCCTCTACAGtatctttaaccctttcagtgtgggaaccgaattttaaaggcctttgcaaacagtttggatccagatgagacgccacagaacgtggcgtctcatcaggatccaaactgtttgctattctgatagtattctttgaaaaaaatagaagaaaatgcttattttagaaattctgcagacgacattttagcagacgacacatttcccagcatgcaaagggttaatgcggGCGTGATGATGGGGGTAAAATCATTCAATCCAATATTCGAATGGTACCTCTATTTTCCGTCCTAGATAAACAAACTCCGCTTTGTATTTCAGGTGCCGCTTGTCATGGAATTGCCCAGTTTCCTTATTCCATAATCAGCCCAGACTATCCACAAGTAACTGTTCTCAATGTGCCGTGCATATAAATTAACACTGTGATAACTCCATGGTTACAAGTTTAAATGATTAATTTATACTTACTTCTTATTGACATTCTCCACGTCGTGTTTATGTTGTCAGCGAAAGtggtatatttatatgtaaaatataactGATAGTGCTATTATTTGCACACGTTCTGCACATCCTTGTGTACAAATTAATAAAGCTTGTATATATTTctagtattttaattattaaaaaaacatatttgacaGTTAACTGTCTTAAAGCAGTGTGCAATTTATATCATTTGACGCAAATCACCAACATCAATCGTAATACAATGAAATTGTTAAAGGAAATTCAATCAAACTAAATCGATCATTTATTTACATACATACCAAAGTTCCTGTCAATGGACATTACTTTCGTAAATTATTCATGGTTTACATGAACATTTACGAAATTTCACAATTACTTTTAGTATTAAAATTCATAACGTTTTAATGCACGATGCACATCTCCGTTTTCATTGAAGCTTCTTAGTTTGAACTGTAATATTATTTGCTATTATTGGAATACAATTACACGAGGGAATATCTGTGTCTTTGATTAAATCTCTATAAACATTTGATCAAATTCAATCAACAGATCGCCATTTTATGTATTGTTGTATATGTCGGGTTATAAGTGCAATTAAAAGCACGTTTTAGTTATTGGAACGTTTTCGTGAATGTGTTATCGCATTTTACGCGTGAAAACACGTCTTTACCATCTGGTCATCGAAATGCATCAACTTATGAACACTCCAGTATTAGCGATGGCTTTATTGAACCGCAATCGTTCGAATGTGGAAATACAACAATTATATTAGTTTCGTTCTTGCGAAATGCGGACATATTTGGTAAATAATTGTCAACTATAAAATGGAACGATTTAGTCATACTTGTTGAAAACTCGGTTATAGTCTTTAACAAAAACCCATAGCTAAGTATTCAAAGTAGTGAAGTTTGCTCAGTTTTTTTCCCAACAGCTTGCCAAATAAAcgattatatttaacattttaaataaaaaagcctaGGCAGAACCTTAGTATTACACAATCGCATAATTATTTGCCCACTCAGTGTTAATGTTGTTTTCCGATGCAACTTACATGTACTTATAGTCATGATCGACGGTCGACAATTCACGACTTCCAAACAAGTCAAAAGACGACAAAAATGTTCGTGTTTGCAATTTAATGAttataagtaaatacatttaCATAACACTAGTCACAGATATTACAGCAACACGAATGCCgaacaaatgagtcgtgttctgagaaactgggcataatgcatgtgcgtaaagtgtcgtcccagattaccctgtgcaatcTGGGAgtaatgcggactgcacaggcgaatctgggacgacactttacgcacatgcattatgcccatttttttcATAACACGACTCAAATTGAGTTTTTCATGCCAACGGCTGTCTTACATACACTCGTATGAGATACAAAAAGTATACCAGACGCCTGATTAACGTGTTTCAAAACAGAAATATTTTGCCAAGAAATCAAATCGTTTTATACTTGTGTAAGTAAAGTTTTAGATGGTATTTGCTCGTACGCTTGTAGGATGAAGGTTGCATTCGGCAATCTTAGACAATaatttaacccatatatgcccagtggactctcccatccttctaaattggatcaatttatttccaaaattaggggtgtcaagtgtatttatttctatatttagaatatttcataaagaaattcattgaagcaaacagcgcagacccagataagacgccgcattatgcggcgtctcatctgggtctatgctgtttgcaatgtccttttttcaggacgctaggcatgaatgggttaatttgTCGGGATAATGGATGACCAGTAAATGCAATAAGAAAACATTAGTCTTCATAGATTAGTTCAGACATATCAATCATATTCTATACAGATCATATGTCTgccattaaaattattttttgcacATCCGGTTGGTTGCAAAAAATTTAATTTGATAAGTTGGTGGGATAGCTCCTTTAAATGCACATTCGAAAATTTTACTTTGGTAAACTTTTCGGTAATCATGTTTTGATCCATGAGTGACATTGTCCAATCTCGCTGTTTATTGACcccgcgtcttgcgaaaataggCCATATGACATAGGCAAGCAGTGTAGCTCTTGGTATGCCTATTGTCCTTGTATCCGCTAATGAGACCTGACACTgagcgtgactttatagcggataTGACAGCTTCGGACCAGACCGCAAATGTCATacccattttggcatgacgcGGCTCAATTGAAAAACGCAATTTGATTATTTGCATAACAAATCTTGTAAACATGAATACGACATTTAACGTGTCAcgtgtgacataacgatatacaacCTTGATGTGGATGAATAAAAAATGAgaccaaaataataaatctaCATATAGAAAGATAATAATtcaagtaaacaaaataaaaaatggtgTTCTCAAAATCAAACGCAATAATTTGATGCGTGTAAAAAATTACAATTCCATCCAGTGCAGTTAAAGTCTACCAATAAATCACACATGTCAATAAAGTCACATCCAACACAGAATTGCAGTTTCATTGCTTATGGCACATACATGGTGAATAGTAACTCGAACATTGGTATGAATGCCTTTTTACTGCATCGTCTATACCTGTTTTATTCACACTTATTACAAACACGAGgcacgcgtcatgcgaaaattggtcaaATGCCATATGCGGAAAGCGTAGCTTCAGCCCAGCCTTCTCATCCGCGCAGTCTGGCCAGGAACTACCCTTTTCGCTTTTGAGGCCACAAAACCTCGCGTGACTAAACAGCGGAAAGGGTAGCTTCTGACACTGTCATTAAACCCATTTTAGCGTGACGTTGCTCCATAGTAAATTCCATGTGCTACCTACGGGTGGTTAgggtgtggctatgatattaattagtgaaaacatcattttgaatgataaataatcatattataacgaaaaattaacttttctgaaaaaagtcattatcaaatatatatatatataacatatatatttgatagtgaaaattttttttcagaaaagttaactGTGGTGCTACCAGCATACACAAATGTTGATTAATGCGAAACACGTTATTTAACTAGGTTCTAAATTATTATAAGATGCATCGCAAACAGAACACAGATTTAAACATGAtacataagtaaatatatattgttttgtcgTATATAATAACGTTATGCGATTTAATGACAAAACATGAAAACGTATTTATCATATCACGTTACGCATTGTAATACACCTAAGTAATACATCATAGATATCTATGCTATTTCGGTCATAATAGGTCGTTTACACATATACATTACCATCTTTACATATGACAACTTGGCAAACAAGCCTGTCATAGGTACTCTGCACCGCTGGCAGATATACTTTTCTCTCGTACACTCAATTAGTGCTCTACCAAAcgcctttaaaatataaatggccGTTATAAACTGCCTCAACTAGTTCCATTTACCAGtaagatgtatttgcatttttcaaatcaTGTCATAATAATGTTTTTTGACACTTATTATATAACTACGCAGTTTGTTTTCTCATTTACATGACATCAACTTTAATAATGATTATCAAACGGATGTCAAGTATGTTGgcgaaacataaaatatttgcTCGCAACAAAGTAATGTAATAGAAGTGCTAGGTTTTAAACTACATTACCACAAATATATTAATACGTGTCcctgttttgaaataagtaaCACGCACTGTATCAACATATTAACATGATATGTTACAAACGACAGACAACACTTGCAGAATGTTGACATCAACAGATCTGATGTTTAAAGAAGGAGTCGTTTTATTTAAAATCAGTTAAATGCCCATCAGAGTTGCGCCTATTGTCGTTGCTCAAACCGCTGTATGGAGATTGTCCGTGAAGCCCTCCGTCGAGGAGACCTGCGAGGGACCGGTGTACGTGTACTGCAAGAAAGCAAATTCAAAGCGTTACTAATtggagccgcgtcatgcgaaaataggtcgtatgccatatgcagccagcgtatCTACAGACCAGCCCGAACAAGCGCGCAGACTGGTTAGGAGCTTCGCTTTCTGCTATTAAGGCACGCAAGGTTACGTGGTCCTATTAGCGGACGGGGTAGCTCTCGACCATACTGTTCCATGGCATAACTGCGACACGGACTCGCACATTTTgcatttcataaacaattaatataacaaATGTAATGCGTGTAACGTGAATAAGCTGTATCGTTAGAAAGCATGTATTAACTTTAAAGTAGATAAATCAAACATAATTGATTTAATTGTCATTCATAAAATTATGACAAACGAAACACTATTTGCAAGAATCGGCACTCGAAACTTGAAcaaaatacattcaaaattattCACCTGATAATAACATTTATTCTATCGCTAGTATATAGTTATGCTAAATTAACTATGTTACTTTAACTGGCATGCATATTAATCAAATTCAAGTTCAACAGTAACACGTCAATTCATATAACTTAATGTCTAGTGTTTTTATAtgcgatatatttttttttaactcattgCTTTTTATTCGTACATGTCGAACTTAGCACGTGAAGGTATTATTTCCAGCCGCACTGAGGGGAAAGCATTTTTCGATAAAAAGCTATTTCAAAACGAAATGAGTCCCGCTTTGGGAAAACGGAGTTAAACGCATTTTCATTCAGAGTCACCCatgatgagcatgtgcagtccccacaggctaatcgtgGACGCAACTTTTCGCATTCATGGTATTTTACGTTAAAATAAAGTATATTGTTAGCGAAAATACAGTATATGCGGACAGCTTTGTCACATATTAACCAGCgtggactttacaggctaatctgtgacgacgctacgcacatgcattaaacctcgtttttttccagagcgcggcttaaatgagtcgcgttctgagaaaatggggcttgatacatgtgcttaaagtgtcatcgcagtccgcacgggctaatcagggacgacactttccgcggttatggtatttttcgtttaaaggaagtctcttctacacgaaaatccagttaaggcgaaaagtgtcgtccctgattagcctgtgcggactgcacaggctaatctgggatgacacttaacacacatgcattaagcccaattttctcagaacgcgactcattaatGTAATTTAAGCAGTACGGAGACCTACTGTTGACATAGATTTTCTCAATGGTGTTGTGGGAGCCGGATTGTCGCGGTCCAGGGACCCGCGAAACGATAACCGGGCTTTACACCTCAACATGGCGCCAAATGATTTCTGAAGAAACAAAAATAACTAGGTTTATAGCAATGCGACCTTAATTGTCACATTGACGTTCAGTTTGATATTATGTCAAATTtgcgttaataaaaaaatatttgattttcctAGAGATTCAATGCATTTAATTGGTATTTCCAAGCAGTTAATAGTTTTAATGAGTTCAGCATACCGCTCGATTTCGATTCTACATTATTGTCTAATTGAATTGACTATATACTTTTTCTGCACATTTACTATGATATACTCGTCTACTGTACACGTAAGACATTGCAATCGCTATGGAAGCatacgtttatatatatatggttacGGA contains the following coding sequences:
- the LOC127876514 gene encoding N(4)-(Beta-N-acetylglucosaminyl)-L-asparaginase-like, with the protein product MIRKMAAPMKEKDIKVFVLLIIVCHCVSLPLPVVINTWPFTNATLAAWQMLSNNRTAVDAVEAGCTECELERCDGSVGWGSNPDEAGETTLDAMIMDGITHDVGAVGAIRLVKTAISVARAVMERTTHTLLVGDQATSFAKQLGFQISDLHSNKSVDMYNQWKQNNCQPNYWKNVVPDPTKFCGPYKPKPFPPSVHQVRQLSNDAYKRIGGDNHDTIGMIAIDMQGNVAGGTSTNGLNHKVPGRVGDSPIAGAGSYVDNEVGGAAGTGDGDIMMRFLPSFYAVMLMKTGVSPSVATAEAMKSIIKYYPDFVGAVLAVNIRGEHGAACHGIAQFPYSIISPDYPQVTVLNVPCI